Proteins found in one Actinokineospora alba genomic segment:
- a CDS encoding AMP-dependent synthetase/ligase, whose amino-acid sequence MTQVAEPGTKTTTTIVTRVRDRARAMPDAVAMREKDFGIWQEVSWSDYWDKIELVGHALLALGVAPGDRVAIQSENRREWLYTDLAAVAVRAMTVGLYPTNPASEVAYLLAHSGSKILLAEDQEQADKVLSVLDELPELERIVYLEPRGIRRRYDNPKLLFWEDLLAMGAEHRAAHPGAVEETMSQARSEDIMTLVYTSGTTGPPKGAMLTVANVEFSIQTLIESGGFTSPPPSTDDIMLSYLPLCHVAERIFTTWFNSSAGVQVNFAESIATVQPNLREIQPTILFGVPRIWEKVLAGVNIKIASASPAKRALARFWLKVADGIGDTLVRTGGKHTPGTRLRYALGYLFLYRALRDRIGMRKVRYAASGAAPIAPDVLKFFMGIGVPMHEVYGMTENSAIATANRPGRVKLGTVGEPHPGVDLRVDEETGEILTRHAGVFAGYWRDEEATAKAVDEQGWLHTGDVGVWVDGTHVKITDRMKDIIITAGGKNVAPSEIENALKVSPYIKEAVVIGDKRPYLTALIGVELETVGEWAQRKRIPYTTYRDLSERPEVIKLVQGIVDDVNTKFANVEQIKKFRMLPKELDHEDGELTATQKVKRSALGKLFDDLVESMYAKGGGA is encoded by the coding sequence ATGACCCAGGTCGCCGAACCGGGCACCAAGACCACGACCACCATCGTGACCAGGGTGCGTGATCGCGCGCGGGCCATGCCCGACGCGGTCGCCATGCGGGAGAAGGACTTCGGGATCTGGCAGGAAGTGTCCTGGTCGGACTACTGGGACAAGATCGAACTGGTCGGCCACGCCCTGCTCGCGCTCGGCGTGGCGCCCGGCGACCGGGTGGCGATCCAGTCGGAGAACCGCCGGGAGTGGCTCTACACCGACCTCGCCGCGGTGGCGGTGCGGGCGATGACGGTGGGCCTCTACCCGACCAACCCGGCCTCGGAGGTCGCCTACCTGCTCGCCCACTCCGGCAGCAAGATCCTGCTCGCCGAGGACCAGGAGCAGGCGGACAAGGTGCTCTCCGTGCTCGACGAGCTGCCCGAGCTCGAGCGGATCGTCTACTTGGAACCCCGCGGCATCCGGCGCCGCTACGACAACCCGAAGCTGCTGTTCTGGGAAGACCTCCTGGCCATGGGCGCCGAACACCGGGCGGCGCACCCGGGCGCGGTCGAGGAGACCATGAGCCAGGCGCGGTCCGAAGACATCATGACCTTGGTCTACACCTCCGGCACCACAGGTCCGCCCAAGGGCGCGATGCTGACCGTGGCGAATGTCGAGTTCAGCATCCAGACCCTGATCGAGAGCGGCGGGTTCACCTCTCCCCCACCGAGCACCGACGACATCATGCTGTCCTACCTGCCGCTGTGCCACGTGGCCGAGCGGATCTTCACCACCTGGTTCAACTCCTCGGCGGGCGTGCAGGTCAACTTCGCCGAGTCCATCGCGACCGTGCAGCCCAACCTCCGCGAGATCCAGCCGACGATCCTGTTCGGCGTGCCGCGAATCTGGGAGAAGGTGCTGGCCGGGGTCAACATCAAGATCGCCTCGGCGTCCCCGGCCAAGCGCGCGCTGGCGCGGTTCTGGCTCAAGGTGGCCGACGGCATCGGCGACACCCTGGTGCGCACCGGCGGCAAGCACACACCCGGCACCCGGCTGCGTTACGCGCTGGGCTACCTGTTCCTCTACCGCGCGCTGCGCGACCGCATCGGCATGCGCAAGGTCCGCTACGCCGCCTCGGGCGCGGCGCCGATCGCGCCGGACGTGCTGAAGTTCTTCATGGGCATCGGGGTGCCGATGCACGAGGTGTACGGCATGACCGAGAACAGTGCGATCGCCACCGCCAACCGGCCCGGGCGGGTCAAGCTCGGCACGGTCGGCGAGCCGCACCCCGGTGTCGACCTGCGCGTCGACGAGGAGACCGGCGAGATCCTGACCCGGCACGCGGGCGTGTTCGCCGGCTACTGGCGCGACGAGGAGGCCACCGCCAAGGCGGTCGACGAGCAGGGGTGGCTGCACACCGGCGATGTGGGCGTGTGGGTCGACGGCACGCACGTCAAGATCACCGACCGGATGAAGGACATCATCATCACCGCCGGCGGCAAGAACGTCGCGCCCTCGGAGATCGAGAACGCGCTCAAAGTCTCGCCGTACATCAAGGAAGCCGTGGTGATCGGCGACAAGCGCCCGTACCTGACCGCGCTGATCGGTGTGGAACTGGAGACAGTCGGGGAATGGGCGCAGCGCAAGCGCATCCCGTACACCACCTACCGGGACCTGTCCGAACGTCCCGAGGTGATCAAGCTGGTGCAGGGCATCGTCGACGACGTCAACACGAAGTTCGCCAATGTCGAGCAAATCAAGAAGTTCCGCATGCTGCCGAAGGAACTCGACCACGAGGACGGCGAGCTGACCGCCACGCAGAAGGTCAAGCGGTCGGCACTGGGCAAGCTCTTCGACGACCTCGTCGAATCCATGTACGCCAAGGGAGGCGGCGCATGA
- a CDS encoding branched-chain amino acid ABC transporter permease, whose protein sequence is MTTFLQAVAGGLGQGSVYALLALGFVIIYKSMRVVSFAQPAFMLAGALAVSFLAEPLLGIPSPWGFFLALVLGAIGVALLGLGIERTVIRPMVGKPVFVIAIITLGIDIVVRLVANIFIGLDVRPVGDPWGLSSITIGSVQVQERHIVMLVTTVLLVVVLFSFFKYSRLGLAMRAASFNQETALAQGISVGTVFATSWAMAGALAAVAGTFQATGAGIDQNLWIIALKALPAIILGGLDSLGGAVIGGFTVGLVESLVATYQGDFAPWLGQNFSVVSAYVVMLLVLLVRPYGLFGTKEVERV, encoded by the coding sequence ATGACCACCTTCCTGCAGGCGGTGGCGGGCGGACTCGGCCAGGGGTCGGTCTACGCGCTGCTCGCGCTCGGCTTCGTGATCATCTACAAGTCGATGCGGGTGGTCAGCTTCGCCCAGCCCGCGTTCATGCTCGCGGGCGCCCTCGCGGTCAGCTTCCTCGCCGAGCCGCTGCTCGGGATCCCGAGTCCGTGGGGCTTCTTCCTGGCCCTGGTGCTCGGCGCGATCGGGGTCGCCCTGCTCGGCCTCGGCATCGAGCGGACGGTGATCCGGCCGATGGTCGGCAAGCCGGTGTTCGTGATCGCGATCATCACCCTCGGCATCGACATCGTGGTCCGGTTGGTGGCCAACATCTTCATCGGCCTCGACGTGCGGCCCGTCGGCGACCCGTGGGGGCTGAGCTCGATCACCATCGGCAGCGTGCAGGTGCAGGAGCGGCACATCGTCATGCTGGTGACCACCGTTCTCCTCGTGGTCGTGCTGTTCTCCTTCTTCAAGTACTCCCGGCTCGGCCTCGCCATGCGGGCGGCCTCGTTCAACCAGGAAACCGCGCTGGCGCAAGGCATCTCGGTCGGCACGGTGTTCGCCACGTCCTGGGCGATGGCGGGCGCGCTCGCCGCGGTCGCGGGGACGTTCCAGGCCACCGGCGCGGGCATCGACCAGAACCTGTGGATCATCGCGCTCAAGGCGCTGCCCGCGATCATCCTGGGCGGGCTGGACTCCCTGGGCGGGGCGGTGATCGGCGGGTTCACCGTCGGACTGGTCGAGTCGCTGGTCGCCACCTACCAGGGCGACTTCGCGCCGTGGCTGGGCCAGAACTTCTCCGTCGTCTCGGCCTACGTCGTAATGCTGCTGGTGCTGCTGGTCAGACCGTACGGGCTGTTCGGCACGAAGGAGGTGGAACGGGTATGA
- a CDS encoding branched-chain amino acid ABC transporter permease — MTDQRSTKASRQLWGRPELYTSYGQNLRMLNTRPKQLAVVAMVLLAATYVPFGLPDEWLHLFATGLAAAIGAIGLNIVTGYAGQVSLGHAFFLAIGAYTASALSGEPGRRTIGFGITFLPVWLLAAGLVAGIAGVIVAPLATRLRGLYLAIVTLGLVFLGLHIFKEWKSLTGGPGVGRQGPVPELFGQRLDRSGDLLTGDQKMYLLTLVLLIIFAVFARNLVRSKVGRAFAAVRDRDIAADVIGVSVTRYKVLAFGISSFYAGCAGALLYAVLGRVEPDSFNLLLSIQFVAMVLIGGAGTISGSIMGALFITMLPRLTQELPTVLPFISSDVTAPLGAANLAIIFYGLMIILFLIFEPRGLFGIWIRVRNYFKAWPFSY; from the coding sequence ATGACCGACCAGCGGTCCACCAAGGCCTCCCGGCAGCTGTGGGGCAGGCCCGAGCTGTACACCTCGTACGGGCAGAACCTGCGGATGCTCAACACCCGGCCCAAACAGCTCGCCGTCGTGGCGATGGTGCTGCTCGCGGCGACCTACGTGCCGTTCGGCCTGCCCGACGAGTGGCTGCACCTGTTCGCCACCGGGCTGGCCGCGGCGATCGGCGCGATCGGCCTGAACATCGTGACCGGGTACGCGGGCCAGGTCAGCCTCGGCCACGCGTTCTTCCTCGCCATCGGCGCGTACACCGCGTCGGCGCTCAGCGGCGAGCCGGGCAGGCGCACGATCGGCTTCGGCATCACGTTCCTGCCCGTGTGGCTGCTCGCCGCCGGTCTGGTGGCCGGGATCGCGGGCGTGATCGTCGCGCCGCTGGCCACTCGGCTGCGCGGGCTCTACCTGGCCATCGTGACCCTCGGCCTGGTGTTCCTCGGCCTGCACATCTTCAAGGAGTGGAAGTCGCTCACCGGCGGGCCGGGCGTGGGCAGGCAGGGTCCGGTGCCGGAGCTGTTCGGGCAACGCCTCGACCGCAGTGGCGACCTGCTCACCGGTGATCAGAAGATGTACCTGCTGACCCTGGTGCTGCTGATCATCTTCGCCGTGTTCGCCCGCAACCTGGTCCGGTCGAAGGTAGGCCGGGCGTTCGCCGCGGTGCGCGACCGCGACATCGCCGCCGACGTGATCGGGGTCAGCGTCACCCGCTACAAGGTGCTCGCGTTCGGCATCTCGTCGTTCTACGCGGGCTGCGCGGGCGCGCTGCTCTACGCGGTCCTCGGTCGGGTCGAACCCGACTCGTTCAACCTGCTGCTGTCCATCCAATTCGTCGCGATGGTGCTGATCGGTGGGGCCGGGACGATCTCCGGCTCGATCATGGGCGCGCTGTTCATCACGATGCTGCCGCGGCTCACCCAGGAGCTGCCGACAGTGCTGCCGTTCATCAGCTCGGACGTGACCGCGCCGCTCGGCGCGGCCAACCTGGCGATCATCTTCTACGGGCTGATGATCATCCTTTTCCTGATCTTCGAGCCAAGGGGGCTCTTCGGAATCTGGATCCGCGTACGCAACTACTTCAAGGCGTGGCCTTTCTCCTACTGA
- a CDS encoding ABC transporter ATP-binding protein, protein MSEPASESVSLREPILVFDDVHLSFAGVKAVNGVSFEVGARELFAIIGPNGAGKTSIFNVLSGVYRPQRGRVVFDGVDLVGKPPHRIAALGMARTFQNIELFSNLTVLDNLMLGRHHHIRYGAPSAFAWFGRARREEIANRAVVENIVDFLELEQWRAFPVGLLPYGVQKRVELGRALAMEPKLLLLDEPVAGMNLEETEDMARFVLDIRDELDIPMILVEHDMGLVMDLADRVMAMDFGTPIVTGTPSQVQADDGVIRAYLGQEHPTEVTT, encoded by the coding sequence ATGAGCGAGCCTGCGAGCGAATCAGTGTCACTGCGCGAGCCCATTCTCGTTTTCGACGACGTGCACCTGTCCTTCGCCGGCGTCAAGGCCGTCAACGGCGTGTCCTTCGAGGTCGGCGCGCGCGAGCTGTTCGCGATCATCGGCCCGAACGGCGCTGGCAAGACGTCGATCTTCAACGTGCTCTCCGGGGTCTACCGGCCGCAGCGGGGCCGGGTGGTGTTCGACGGCGTCGACCTGGTGGGCAAGCCGCCGCACCGGATCGCCGCGCTCGGCATGGCCCGGACGTTCCAGAACATCGAGCTGTTCTCGAACCTGACAGTGCTGGACAACCTGATGCTCGGCAGGCACCACCACATCCGCTACGGCGCGCCGTCCGCGTTCGCCTGGTTCGGGCGGGCGCGCCGCGAGGAGATCGCCAACCGCGCCGTGGTGGAGAACATCGTCGACTTCCTCGAACTGGAGCAGTGGCGTGCGTTCCCGGTGGGCCTGCTGCCCTACGGGGTGCAGAAGCGCGTGGAGTTGGGGCGGGCGCTGGCCATGGAGCCCAAGCTGCTGCTGCTCGACGAGCCGGTCGCGGGCATGAACCTCGAGGAGACCGAGGACATGGCGCGCTTCGTCCTCGACATCCGCGACGAGCTCGACATCCCGATGATCCTGGTCGAGCACGACATGGGCCTGGTGATGGACCTGGCGGACCGGGTGATGGCGATGGACTTCGGCACCCCGATCGTCACCGGCACGCCCAGCCAGGTCCAGGCCGACGACGGCGTCATCCGGGCGTACCTGGGGCAGGAACACCCGACGGAGGTGACGACATGA
- a CDS encoding tetratricopeptide repeat protein: MNDVTDAALRRGQALLGLGRAREAEEQLRTALAGQPDDTMVQVLLAQALLRQEKYGEAHDVSRGALAAEPENVFAHAVHAGSLAGLSRHPEALTTIRRGIALAPNVAGLHLQEASILLADDRAEEALACIKKARALDPEDSGAAALQAAALHDAGRFAEAELAVADALRLDPENADAHRIQGLLALRRGGGKSAVRSQRTALRLDPTDKGAREGLSLALKTRNPLYGQLLRFQLWLGTLPKGVRIAVLIAPFILSRVLRPYNGQTWATVVLGVSIGLVVLSWTLEPIMNCVLLLSRDRHVVDRPARVATYGFLAFAAAAIACAVISTTSGPTGLLGLTFALGLWAMATGLTHTVSPGMRKIVLIGAAVATALAALGVAALVAGAPGAGVAVALVLFSGVAATWVTALA, encoded by the coding sequence ATGAACGACGTCACCGACGCCGCGTTGCGGCGGGGTCAAGCCCTGCTCGGACTCGGCCGGGCGCGGGAGGCCGAGGAGCAGCTCCGGACGGCGCTCGCGGGCCAACCCGACGACACCATGGTCCAGGTCTTGCTCGCGCAGGCCCTGCTGCGCCAGGAGAAGTACGGCGAGGCCCATGACGTCAGCCGAGGCGCTCTCGCCGCGGAGCCGGAGAATGTGTTCGCCCACGCCGTCCACGCTGGCTCACTCGCCGGGTTGAGCCGACACCCCGAGGCGCTCACCACGATCCGCCGCGGCATCGCGCTGGCCCCGAACGTCGCGGGCCTGCACCTGCAGGAGGCCTCCATCCTGCTCGCCGACGACCGCGCCGAAGAAGCGTTGGCGTGCATCAAGAAGGCGCGCGCCCTCGACCCCGAGGACTCCGGGGCCGCCGCCCTGCAGGCGGCCGCCCTCCATGACGCGGGCCGGTTCGCCGAGGCCGAACTCGCGGTCGCCGACGCCCTGCGCCTGGACCCGGAGAACGCCGACGCCCACCGCATCCAGGGGCTGCTCGCCCTGCGCCGCGGCGGTGGCAAGTCCGCGGTCCGATCCCAGCGCACCGCACTGCGGCTGGACCCCACCGACAAGGGCGCCCGCGAAGGCCTGTCCCTCGCGCTGAAGACCCGCAACCCGCTCTACGGCCAACTCCTGCGGTTCCAACTGTGGCTCGGCACGCTGCCCAAGGGCGTGCGCATCGCCGTCCTGATCGCGCCCTTCATCCTCAGCCGGGTGCTTCGGCCCTACAACGGACAGACTTGGGCGACCGTCGTGCTCGGCGTCTCGATCGGCTTGGTGGTCCTGAGCTGGACGCTCGAACCGATCATGAACTGCGTCCTGCTGCTCAGCCGCGACCGCCACGTGGTCGACCGCCCGGCCCGCGTCGCCACCTACGGTTTCCTCGCCTTCGCCGCCGCCGCGATCGCGTGCGCGGTGATCAGCACGACCAGCGGCCCGACCGGGCTGCTCGGTCTCACCTTCGCCCTGGGCCTGTGGGCGATGGCCACCGGCCTCACCCACACCGTCAGCCCGGGAATGCGCAAGATCGTGCTGATCGGCGCGGCCGTCGCCACGGCGCTGGCCGCTCTCGGGGTGGCGGCCCTCGTCGCGGGCGCGCCGGGGGCGGGCGTCGCCGTGGCACTCGTGTTGTTCAGTGGCGTCGCCGCGACCTGGGTGACCGCCCTGGCCTAG
- a CDS encoding ABC transporter ATP-binding protein codes for MLAVRNLEVVYDDVILVLRGVSLEVPEGKIVALLGANGAGKTTLLRAISGLLGVHEGEVTKGSITLDDEPIHRSNAARIVGKGIKQVQEGRQIFAELTVEENLRVGAHTNIKHLKENLARVYGLFPVLRDRRKRTAGYLSGGEQQMLAMGRALMSDPSYLLLDEPSLGLAPLLVQQIRDLIVQINVQGTTVLLVEQNATMALSIAEHGYVMENGKIVMDKPAKELLADEDIREFYLGLGAEGAVKSFRDVKHYKRRKRWLS; via the coding sequence ATGCTTGCGGTCCGCAACCTCGAGGTCGTCTACGACGACGTGATCCTGGTGCTGCGCGGCGTCAGTCTCGAGGTGCCGGAGGGCAAGATCGTCGCCCTGCTGGGGGCTAACGGGGCGGGCAAGACGACGCTGCTCCGGGCCATCTCCGGCCTGCTCGGGGTGCATGAGGGTGAGGTGACCAAGGGGTCGATCACCCTCGACGACGAGCCGATCCACCGCAGCAACGCGGCCCGGATCGTGGGGAAGGGGATCAAGCAGGTCCAGGAGGGCAGGCAGATCTTCGCCGAGCTGACGGTCGAGGAGAACCTCCGGGTCGGCGCCCACACGAACATCAAGCACCTCAAGGAGAACCTCGCCCGGGTCTACGGGCTGTTCCCCGTGCTGCGCGACCGTCGCAAACGGACCGCGGGCTACCTCTCCGGCGGTGAGCAGCAGATGCTCGCCATGGGCCGGGCGCTCATGTCGGACCCCAGCTACCTGCTGCTCGACGAGCCCAGCCTCGGCCTCGCTCCCCTGCTGGTCCAGCAGATCCGCGACCTGATCGTGCAGATCAACGTCCAGGGCACGACGGTGCTGCTGGTCGAGCAGAACGCCACCATGGCTCTGTCCATCGCCGAACACGGCTACGTGATGGAGAACGGCAAGATCGTGATGGACAAGCCCGCGAAGGAACTCCTCGCCGACGAGGACATCCGGGAGTTCTACCTGGGACTCGGCGCCGAGGGCGCGGTCAAGTCCTTCCGCGACGTCAAGCACTACAAGCGGCGGAAGCGGTGGCTGTCATGA
- a CDS encoding VOC family protein produces the protein MPQPEGQELQQIRARRESLRERYLRPRQATTVRGIHHLALICRDVEETITFYQELLGFPLVELVENRDYAGSSHFFFDIGNHNLLGFFDFPGHDHPPFTETIGGVQHLAISVSAEMFDAAKKKLDDAGIEYLGPDRGVEDSVYFRDPNGVGLELYQERLGVFNGTTLLD, from the coding sequence ATGCCGCAGCCGGAAGGTCAGGAACTCCAACAGATCCGAGCGCGTCGGGAGTCGTTGCGGGAGCGGTATCTGCGGCCCCGGCAGGCGACGACGGTCCGCGGTATCCACCACCTGGCGCTGATCTGCCGCGATGTGGAGGAGACGATCACGTTCTACCAGGAGCTGCTCGGGTTCCCGTTGGTCGAGCTGGTGGAGAACCGTGACTACGCCGGGTCCAGCCACTTCTTCTTCGACATCGGCAACCACAACCTGCTCGGCTTCTTCGACTTCCCCGGCCACGACCACCCGCCGTTCACCGAGACCATCGGCGGGGTGCAGCACCTGGCCATCTCGGTGTCGGCGGAGATGTTCGACGCGGCCAAGAAAAAGCTCGACGACGCGGGGATCGAGTACCTCGGGCCCGATCGCGGGGTCGAGGACAGCGTCTACTTCCGGGATCCGAACGGGGTCGGCCTTGAGCTCTACCAGGAGCGGCTGGGCGTGTTCAACGGGACGACGCTGCTCGACTGA
- a CDS encoding ABC transporter substrate-binding protein has translation MTSRTTQLLAGLSALALIATGCGRGDSGGGGGGGEGAVKTDVGVTAEPCKDTPNLTKGCIFLGTISDLTSGPFKALAVPITEAQKKFWERVNKAGGIDGYGVDVTTYVRDNKYNPETHNQVYQEIKSKVLGLAQTLGSPTTAAIIGDLGDNNIVSVPASWTSAWAFEDVILESGTNYCLESMNAIDYAVEQFKPKSVMAVHYPGDYGEDAAAGAKVAAEKNGLTFEAVETASGQDNQAGAINAVNSKKPDLVILTTGPTDAAVIVGQTAARGFTGKYIGTSPTWNPGLLKSPAGPAFKALYLQSGPWETFTADTPGHKNMRDTLGTGVTGNDGYTAGWVWSYPLQAALKKAVANKDLSREGLLKAVKQLDKVDYEGMLPASAGNFTGDANAGVVRETMIAKPDDASPTGVSTVKPFFVGPTAKDYKFDKPCFQS, from the coding sequence ATGACCAGTCGAACAACTCAGCTGCTGGCGGGCCTGTCCGCCCTGGCGCTGATCGCGACCGGCTGCGGCCGAGGTGACTCCGGTGGGGGCGGTGGCGGCGGCGAAGGTGCCGTCAAGACCGACGTGGGTGTCACCGCCGAGCCGTGCAAGGACACGCCGAACCTGACCAAGGGCTGCATCTTCCTGGGCACGATCTCCGACCTGACCTCCGGCCCGTTCAAGGCCCTGGCCGTGCCGATCACCGAGGCGCAGAAGAAGTTCTGGGAGCGGGTGAACAAGGCGGGCGGCATCGACGGCTACGGCGTCGACGTCACCACGTACGTCCGCGACAACAAGTACAACCCCGAGACTCACAACCAGGTCTACCAGGAGATCAAGAGCAAGGTGCTCGGCCTGGCCCAGACGCTCGGTTCGCCGACGACCGCGGCGATCATCGGGGACCTGGGTGACAACAACATCGTGTCCGTGCCCGCGTCCTGGACGTCCGCGTGGGCGTTCGAGGACGTGATCCTGGAATCGGGCACCAACTACTGCCTGGAGTCGATGAACGCGATCGACTACGCGGTCGAGCAGTTCAAGCCCAAGTCCGTCATGGCCGTGCACTACCCCGGCGACTACGGCGAGGACGCGGCGGCGGGCGCCAAGGTGGCGGCGGAGAAGAACGGCCTCACGTTCGAGGCGGTGGAGACCGCCTCCGGCCAGGACAACCAGGCGGGCGCGATCAACGCCGTCAACTCGAAGAAGCCCGACCTGGTCATCCTGACCACCGGTCCGACCGACGCGGCGGTGATCGTCGGCCAGACCGCGGCGCGCGGCTTCACCGGCAAGTACATCGGCACCAGCCCGACGTGGAACCCAGGCTTGCTCAAGAGCCCGGCTGGCCCCGCGTTCAAGGCGCTGTACCTGCAGTCCGGCCCGTGGGAGACGTTCACCGCGGACACCCCCGGGCACAAGAACATGCGCGACACGCTCGGCACCGGGGTCACCGGCAACGACGGCTACACCGCGGGCTGGGTCTGGTCCTACCCGCTGCAGGCGGCGCTGAAGAAGGCCGTCGCGAACAAGGACCTGAGCCGGGAGGGCCTGCTCAAGGCCGTCAAGCAACTGGACAAGGTCGACTATGAGGGCATGCTGCCCGCGTCCGCGGGCAACTTCACCGGCGACGCCAACGCGGGTGTGGTCCGGGAGACGATGATCGCCAAGCCGGATGACGCCTCACCGACCGGTGTCAGCACGGTGAAACCGTTCTTCGTCGGACCCACCGCGAAGGACTACAAGTTCGACAAGCCCTGCTTCCAGAGCTGA